The Danio aesculapii chromosome 8, fDanAes4.1, whole genome shotgun sequence genome window below encodes:
- the si:dkey-63d15.12 gene encoding uncharacterized protein si:dkey-63d15.12, producing the protein MTRSRLSALILTICFTGLVNGERFPKLSVRQRPHITAKEGANVSITCYIEADSQVEKIAVKWLLDNQTIAKEEMFNTSTYRSPSGSVLINTTLNLLSVKSNHSYVYYCKAHGNLPLLVPDEYGNGTHVYVVPDLTTTMTTPAPDPANPFRHTVMWSLLSALGFALLVICLTCLIHIHFKGHSKTKHAATDALIAASSGSPCFDANEDVVYAALNIPQDSVKSRNEICAAPDLSSVSYTEDSVTYSEVHIK; encoded by the exons ATGACACGCTCAAGACTCTCTGCTCTCATCCTAACCATCTGCTTTACAG GTCTTGTCAACGGAGAGAGATTTCCAAAACTGTCTGTGCGGCAAAGACCTCATATAACAGCTAAAGAAGGCGCAAATGTCAGCATCACCTGTTACATTGAAGCTGATTCACAAGTGGAAAAAATTGCGGTTAAATGGTTGCTAGACAATCAAACTATAGCTAAGGAAGAAATGTTTAACACATCCACCTATCGATCACCAAGTGGATCTGTGTTAATTAACACAACGCTGAACCTGCTGTCAGTAAAATCAAATCATAGTTATGTGTATTACTGCAAAGCACATGGGAATTTACCTTTACTTGTACCTGATGAGTATGGAAATGGGACGCATGTATATGTGG TGCCTGATTTAACGACTACGATGACAACTCCCGCACCAGATCCTGCAAACCCCTTCAGACACACAGTGATGTGGTCTCTGCTTTCAGCCTTAGGTTTTGCCCTTCTGGTCATCTGCCTTACTTGTTTAATTCACATACATTTTAAAG gacacagcaaaacaaaacatgcagCAACAGATGCTCTA ATTGCCGCTAGTAGTGGATCACCCTGTTTTGATGCTAATGAAGACGTTGTTTATGCAGCATTAAACATTCCTCAAGACAGTGTGAAATCAAGAAATGAG ATCTGTGCTGCTCCGGATCTTTCTTCAGTAAGCTACACAGAGGATTCAGTGACATACTCTGAGGTCCACATCAAGTAA